CGGCGAAGATCCTGGACTGTGCGATGTGTCTAGCGGTGCTTGATGATGGAGACCGTGCGAAGCCCAATCTCAGCATCATAGACCCGCACCAACCCGACAGCAGTGCGGATCACGCAGGGAAATGACAGTGGAACGACCGAACATTCACATATCTGACACTAGATGTCGCCGTAAACCCGCATAATAAACAACCACGGTGGAGACGTTTAAAGTCAAAATCACGTTAAAAGTCCTGTATtactaaatatttaaacaaaaaggtTTATGTATTTAATAACGTGTTATAGATTATTGTGATATTTTAAAGCTGCGGAACGTCATAACAGAAATATATTGTCTTATAGGCagagttttaaaaagcatatcaaAAATAATTGTTGCCACTGATTCTCAAAGATGAAAATACATCCCTTTCACACTTCTAAACCATAGAACAATGTCATGTGGCCGTTTGAAGAAGCGTCGTAACCCGGAAGTAGACGTTATCAAACCAGAAGTGTCACGTTTCTTCCGGTGAGCGAAACATCAACAGAGCTGAAGATGGCAGAGATCGGAGAGGACGAGCTCAAAAAGCTCGAATATTTGTCTTTGGTGTCTAAAGTTTGTACAGAGCTTGACAACCATTTGGGAATCAGCGATAAGGATCTTGGTGAGTTGAATATATTTGAGTTTAATTGTGGAGCACGTTGTGAACTGTTGCATAACTAGCCAGTTAGCTTCTGTCTCGAGACGCGGCGTGTGAGCAAACTGTTGTTTAGTGTTATAAAACACTCTTTAAAAGTCCCTGAAAAAATGTTATCAAACCCACAATGTGTCGTTTTAAATCAATTATAAGCTGTTGGTAATGTGATCGTAACGAACGTAACCGctgttttacatttacgcatttggcagatgcttttatccaaagcgacttacattgcattgcactatgcatttgtttctgactatatgcaatcccctgggatcgaacccatgaccttggcgttgctagcgccatgctctaaccactgagacACACAGTTTAGTTTAGGTTTTAGTTTTTTGTCTAACGTTAATAGTATTTGGAGAAAATGCTAGTAAAATTTACCCTTACCtgataataaaaatgttgtcattgtgGCAGAATTGTATGATTAAAAAATCGCTTTCATTAAAACCAACCCATCTCCCACTTGGCAAATCGTTAAGGTTGACTTACCTTCCTTTTTTTGAGTATTACTTATTCTTTGCCGTTTGTACTAATTgtctactgtatattgtgtatttCAGCTGAATTTGTAATCAGTCTTGCTGAGAAAAACCCAACGTTCGATGGCTTTAAATCGGTTCTGGCTAAAAACGGGGCAGATTTTACAGTAAGGACTTTgcaacttttttgttttgttgtcaaGCTTTGTTTCACTTGTTGATTTTTGAGTAATGTAGTTTGCAGTTTTATTCAATCTGTAATCTGTCTTCTGTCAGGATTCACTCGTCAGCAATTTGCTTCGTCTCATTCAAACCATGCGGCCTCCTGCAAAAGCATCTCCCAGTAAAGGTGAGAACAGTCGAGATCTGCCTGTATTGCAGTTTTAACATCTTAAGACCAAGCATGGAGAATATTTAATGACATCCATCCTCATGgtcataatgtgtttttttcactCTTCTGGTGGGATCTTTGTTGTACAGGCTCTCATCCAGTGGTCAAGCCAAAGAGTGAAAAGGACAAGCTGAAGGATTTGTTTCCAGCTTTGTGCAGACCTGATAATCCCATTACCAGGGTAGAGAAAAGTccctttcatttgtttattttaaaagtgtggTTTCAACAGCAAGTAATCAATAAACACGTTTGTGTCCTAACGTTTTTTAACTAGACTTTGCTGGATGAGGATGATGTGAAGGTCGCTGCTGATGCCATGAAGGAACTGGAGATGTTTATGCCCAGTATTAGTGGACCAGACTCGAAAAGCAGCAAACACAGGTGAGCAACCTTTCCTCTTACAAACAAACGGTATTCTACAGTGACCTTAGTCTGAAGTTTGCAACACTAGTTATATTGTGCTTTTACGGCTGAGTTTTCAGCGCTGTACCTCTTGATGCCTGATGTCATCCAACTTCTGTTTAGATCTGAAACCAGCAGCAGCAAGAAGAGGAGGAGCAGAAGCCGCAGCAGAGATAGAGACAGAgatagagacagagacagacacaggcGGCATCGCTCTCGTTCCCGTTCCAGGTCTCGTTCTAACGACAGGGACCGGAGGAAGCGCAGGTCCCGCTGGCACTCTCGCAGCAAGTCACGGAGTCCTGCACGGGGAGACAGAGACAAGGGCTCAGATCGCTGGAAGGACAAACACGTGGACCGGCCCCCGCCAGAGGAGCCCTCCGTGGGTGATATCTATAATGGCAAAGTCACCAGTATTATGCAGTTTGGCTGTTTTGTGCAGTTGGAAGGTCTTAGGTATGTCTTATCTACCTGTGATCTACTCTAATGCGCATGATTTTGTATATCTATGCATTTATTTCTGGTTCATCCTCGGTACAGTCTTTGTTTAGATTTGTCTAATAAGACAATCTTTGTTTGTCTCCTTCCATATAGGAAGCGCTGGGAAGGCTTGGTTCACATTTCTGAACTCAGGAGAGAGGGACGGGTAGCAAATGTGGCAGATGTGGTTAGCAAAGGTCAGAGGGTCAAAATCAAGGTGTTGTCCTTTACTGGGTCCAAAACCAGCCTCAGTATGAAGGTGAGTaatctttaaagggacagatcacccaaaaatgaaaattctgtcatcatttactcaccctcgagttgttacaaatctgaataaattgctttgttctgatgaacacggaggaagatatttggaagaatgcttgtaaccaaacagttcttggccaccattgactaccatagtaggaaaaattacaacggtggtcaaaagtgccccagaactgtttgctttcctacattcttcaaaatatcatcttttgtgtgcaatagaacaaagaaacttatgAAGCAATTTTTCCGTCTATGGTtgtcagtggtggccaaaaactgtttggttacaagcactcttccaaatatctttctctgtgttcatcagaacaacacattttatacagatttggaacaacttgaaggtgagcaaataaagacagaattttcatttttggtgaactgttcttttaaatcAAACCAGACCAATACAAACTTCTTAAAAATATGGACTAGTGCGAAAGTTCTCTTTGTTCATCCAGCATTTTATATTGACTAGGCATCATGCACTTTGTTTTTGAAGACTGATTTTTGGATTGCTTTGCCTTTAGGATGTTGACCAGGACACTGGTGAAGATCTGAACCCCAACAGGAGAAGAAATATGGGTGCAGATGGTCAAGAAGAGTTGGCCATGAGGAACCCAGACAGACCTACTAACCTCAACCTGGGCCGTGCTCCAGAGGTAGAGGATGACACACTGGAACGCAAAAGACTCACCAAGATCTCTGATCCAGAAAAGTGGGAAGTCAAACAAGTACGTAAATATCTGTTTGTTAAATCATGTTTTGCACACGGCACATGTTCATGTTTTAACGTGCATCTTGATGTGTCTGTTCTTAGATGATCGCTGCCAATGTGTTGTCTAAGGAGGAATTCCCAGACTTTGATGACGAAACGGGCATTCTCCCTAAAGTAGACGATGAAGAGGGTATgatgatatttttttattcgcATAACATGTTAtctttaaatgaacatttgtttgGTAAAAGATAATAAACATGCTTTTGCGATAGATTTCTAACCTTAACTTTGGTACTTGTATGAGTGGAATGCAGTTTGCATTCTTTCCTGATCCCTTTAACAATCTTTTCCCCCAAAATGGCGGCTACgcaaataaatcaaacaatGCCTTCTTCGAAAACATTTCAGTTTACTTGAAACACTTCTAGCTGCCTAAACATCCTGCCTCAAATTGACCATCTATGTCGTGGTTTGTCTATCAGATGAGGACCTGGAGATTGAGCTGGTGGAAGAGGAGCCTCCATTCCTGAGGGGACACACCAAACAAAGCATGGACATGAGTCCTGTCAAGATAGTCAAGGTATGTCAGAACACCTGCATTCTCACTCGACAGCTGCCTGAATAATGTTCCGCTGCTTTAAGGGAAGCCAAGCTCAGGATATTTCATCAATCTAGCTGCATATTTGTACCGTTTCTCTGGCAGAACCCAGATGGATCTCTCTCTCAAGCAGCCATGATGCAGAGTGCCCTGGCCAAAGAACGTCGGGAAGTGAAACAAGCCCAGCGGGAGGCTGAGATGGACTCGATCCCAATGGGCCTGAACAAACATTGGGTGGACCCGCTGCCTGatggtaaaacatttagatttttttttcataatatcTCATCTGAAATAAGACAAAATGTGAGGTTTCAAGTCAATACATAGGTATTTACATCTTTCTACATGCAAAATGATTTCAAATGGCTTTGAATAGAATGTGGCAGGAGTGTTCTTTAAAGCAATTCATATCCTCCATCCGTAACAAAAAGAACAAGATATGTAATGTAAACGACACTGATCCGTCCAGATATCCTTCCTGCCTGTTTGTTCATACTGTTAGTGAGTTCACAGATGGCCATCTGATTTCCTGCGCTCTGTTATCAAGGCAGATGGGCCCTGGCCTGCTTTTAACAAGCCAATCTCTGCTTCTCACGTGCCCTCCAGCCTCGTATGAGCTCCAGCCCGCGCACGGCTGCTATCACATTTCTGCATCTCTAATAAATGCTATTTCCTGCTTTCGCACGCTCATCCACACAGCTGACGGCAGGCAGATAGCCGCCAACATGAGAGGCATAGGTATGATGCCCAACGACATCCCAGAATGGAAGAAACACGCCTTCGGTGGCAACAAGGCGTCCTACGGCAAAAAGACTCAACTTTCAATCCTGGAGCAAAGAGAGAGTCTTCCCATCTACAAACTGAAGGAGCAGCTCATTCAGGTGTGGGACTTGAACTGATAgtcttttttaaattttttataaatgttgggTTTGTTTAGAGTCTCAATCGTGTCTTTACAGGCTGTCCACGACAACCAAATCCTGATTGTGATCGGGGAGACGGGCTCAGGGAAGACCACGCAGATCACTCAGTACTTGGCTGAGGCGGGATACACCACACGGGGGAAAATCGGTTGCACACAACCAAGAAGAGTGGCAGCCATGTCTGTGGCTAAAAGAGTGTCGGAGGAGTACGGTTGCTGTTTGGGTCAAGAGGTAAAGGCTCAAATCCATTCATTTCTCTCTGCGTTCACAATATAGACAATGAGTGAGTTTACTCGGAGTCTTACTCCggttatgcttaataagctgataatGTGTAAGTCATGTAAACGCGTAAAGCGtttttcttttatcggggaaagctcataaacggcgtaCGTTTTATGCCCATTACTCCGATTTCCCACTGCATGCaaacgcctttaccggttttctctcagttttgtttatgtgcgcatgtctgacaacacaatagtaaaagtcccaaacgcaagtaatagtaaaataacgcataaaagtctgctctcgaatcatgcagttgatgtcgaaacgtcaaaatgaagaactattgttgcatatgcaggtactgcggacaggagaagagatataaaaatacagcttttgaCCGTTTTCCcactgcatttttaattactaaacagactatcgacgatgacgtcactgcacgcgagaaacccggcaagtctcaaacttccatgtaaacgtggttttctgcgtagccggtttattactatgcatgtaaacacgtgaaaacaggtttctttttaagctgatttttgatagatatctgtttattttgtgcatgtaagcGCACTCAATGATATAACATCTAAACATCAATTCTCCGTTGTGCAGGTGGGCTACACCATCCGTTTTGAGGACTGCACAAGTCCAGAGACGGTCATCAAGTACATGACGGACGGTATGCTGTTGAGAGAGTGTCTGATCGACCCTGATCTGGGTCAGTATGCCATCATTATGTTGGACGAGGCTCACGAGAGAACAATCCACACAGATGTGCTCTTTGGGCTTCTCAAGAAGGTACAATCTGAAATGTTTAAGATCTTTGTTTTCACCATGAATGGTTTGGTCCATATTCTTTAAGTGCATTGAATTATTGGACAGTGCTTTTAAAACACAAGTGacatcttgtttgtttttgttttattcagacCGTACAAAAGCGAACAGACATGAAGCTCATCGTGACATCAGCCACCCTGGATGCTGTGAAATTCTCTCAGTACTTCTACGAAGCACCTATTTTCACCATCCCTGGTCGTACATACCCGGTGGAAGTGTTGTACACTAAAGAACCCGAGACGGACTATCTGGATGCCAGCCTGATCACAGTCATGCAGATCCACCTCACTGAGCCTCCAGGTATCCTTTGCTCGGTGAACGTTTACAACATGCCGCAGATGCTTGTGTGCGTTACTAAAAATCCTATTATTGTTGTGCAGGTGACATCCTGGTGTTCCTGACGGGTCAGGAAGAGATCGACACGGCTTGCGAGATCCTCTACGAGCGAATGAAATCTCTCGGCCCTGATGTCCCAGAGCTCATCATCCTGCCTGTGTACTCCGCCCTGCCCAGCGAAATGCAGACCAGGATCTTTGATCCAGCACCACCTGGAAGTAGAAAGGtactttgtgattttttttttctctgacgGGTCAAACTGTGTATGTTTATCATATACAGCTTAGCAACCATTTTGTGTGGTTTTCAGGTGGTCATTGCTACCAACATTGCGGAGACGTCTTTGACCATCGATGGAATCTACTATGTGGTGGATCCAGGTTTCGTCAAACAGAAGGTTTATAACTCCAAAACTGGCATCGATCAGCTGGTGGTCACGCCAATCTCACAGGTGACATTTATTCCTGATGGATCATACGACACGCTTGATATGCTTAAAGAACAatacctgaaccttctttgtgtGATTCACAGGCTCAGGCTAAACAGCGAGCGGGCAGAGCCGGTAGAACAGGCCCTGGTAAATGTTATAGGCTATACACAGAACGTGCCTACAGAGATGAGATGCTCACCACCAACGTGCCTGAGATTCAGCGAACTAACTTGGCCAGCACTGTGCTGTCTCTCAAGGTACGTCATTGTTAActgaatatatataaatgtgtcCACATGTGCAAGTTTACATGCACTGAATGGGTTATCATCTTAAATGGTTTGTTCTCTCCAATCAGGCAATGGGCATCAATGATCTGTTGTCATTTGATTTCATGGACGCTCCACCCATGGAGACACTCATCACAGCCATGGAGCAGCTGTACACCCTGGGAGCTCTGGATGATGAAGGTCTGCTCACACGCCTCGGTCGTAGAGTAAGTGTGTTTCTTGTCAGAGTAGTTGGTGTGCTCTTATTAGGGTGCAGAGACATACATTTGAATATGAATTGTAAAAGATTAACGTtcttacatttgttttatcagATGGCTGAGTTTCCTTTGGAGCCCATGCTTTGTAAGATGTTGATCATGTCTGTCCATCTCGGCTGCAGTGAAGAGATGCTGACCATTGTGTCAATGCTTTCAGTACAGAATGTCTTCTATAGACCAAAGGTATTCCTGGAGACCACATACCCACGGTCACCAAATCCATGGGAAAACTCATGAAAATGATTTggttgaaagggatagttcacccaaaaatcatttactcaccctcttgtcatttcaaacctgtatgacattcttcaTTGcgctgaacacaaaataagatattttgaagaatgtttgtaactggacaacaccggcacccattctattgtatagacacaatgcaagtgaatgggtgccgtcaacggttaacaacattctttaaaatatcttcttttgtgttctgtagaagaatgaaagtcacaggtttgaactaacaagagggcgtgtaaataatgtaaGTGTATCTCGTCATTTTAGGACAAACAAGCTCTGGCAGACCAGAAGAAAGCCAAGTTTCACCAGCCTGAGGGAGACCACCTGACTTTGTTGGCTGTCTACAACTCTTGGAAGAACAATAAGTTTTCCAGCCCTTGGTGCTACGAAAACTTCATCCAGGCGCGATCTCTACGACGTGGTCAGGATATCCGCAAACAGATGCTGGGCATCATGGACAGGTGAGGGGTTGAGACAACTAGTCATTTCTTATATAGTCTTACCTAACGTATACAGCAGCAGAGCATACATTATGAAATGCATGGCTTCTTGTTCTAGACACAAGCTAGATGTGGTTTCTTGTGGCAAGGCAACGGTACGTGTACAGAAAGCAATCTGCAGTGGTTTCTTCAGAAATGCTGCCAAAAAAGATCCACAGGAAGGTTACAGGACCCTTATAGACCAGCAGGTGGTGTATATCCACCCTTCCAGTGCACTGTTTAATCGTCAACCAGAATGgtaagtttgttttaaaaaagtgtGATTGTGTTAATAACAGTAAGCAGTTTCTTATGCTAATGCTGGGTTTGCTGTCCACAGGGTGGTATACCATGAGCTTGTGTTGACCACCAAGGAGTACATGAGAGAGGTGACCACTATAGACCCGAGGTGGCTGGTAGAATTCTCTCCAGCTTTCTTCAAAGTGTCCGATCCAACACGCCTCAGCAAGCAGAAGAAACAACAGAGGTTGGAACCCCTCTACAACCGCTACGAGGAACCAAACGCCTGGAGAATCTCCAGAGCCTTCAGGCGGCGCTAGAACATTCTCAAAAGGTCCTCATAGACTGCAcgtttctgattctgatgtacAAAGCAACATTTTTGTACTGGAGGCAGAGTGGAGGATAACTCGGACTGATGCTAAAACCCTGGTTTCCGAGATGAGATCCCTTTCACTTATACATGTCTTAACTAAAAAGGTGGAATTTTGACTGGTTGTgctctgattttttttttctaaacaaatgctgttcattttagatttatattacagGGCTTTAAGGTTCAAATGACTTGACCATACAAGGATGATTCCCATTCAGATTCCTTGGTGTTGTTTTATTCACAATTGTTAATCCAGAATTGTCTGGGTTGATAAATCCTACATTAAATGGACCATCATTtaatatatatgtaaatgtagatgCATGCAGTTCTTGgacaacatgtttattttgtaactTGTGAATGGCACATCCGTCTGGTCAGTGAACGTTGACTAAAGTGTCTCAAATTCAGTTAGTTACGGATGTCTGGTGATGTAAATGTGCGCAGGATCTCAGAGCCACTATCATACACAGATCTGATCTTTATTTGGGACGTTTCTTTAATTTGTTGATTCCGCACAGGATCAATATATCAGACCACAGAGGTTTTGTATAATAGCTCTTTTATGAGAGGAAGTGATGAAGGTGGAAACACCCATCGGTTTTTGATGTTGGTACAGTTTATGTTATGTCTAATCTTGGGGTTATTTTCATGTCAGCTTCAATTAAACTTGCTTTTAAAAAGCACACTAGGGTTgtcctttttctttatttatctaCAAGCGTAAGTAGTATAAATCCAACCAAAACGTGACTCACGTGACTTCACTTGGGttgtaaaaagtaaacaaaaatctgCTTAATGTGGAAGTCTAGCATGACCAGCGCCGGTGTTCTGTCATAGGCAGTTGCCTAGGGCGCAAAATGACCAGAGGGGCGTCAGACGAAAACGCGACATGTAACCAGCTTCTTGCATCATGACGCGATTATAATCAACTATGATTGAAAATCTTAAGGCATTAAATATGCATGTGTAACGTAGACCAGCTAGTGTGGTCTGTGAAGGTAAACTTCACTCATCCAGTTCAACAAATGCCGGTATTGTTTGTATCAGGTTGTGGCCTTACGGTTAAAATGACTGCTTCACGTTCAAaacttaattcaattcaattttatttatatagcgcttttcacaatgtgcattgttccaaagcagctttacaggagcaaataagaaaaacacagcaaggtaaaacacagcacagtgcatggtgtgtatagaccaagcaagatcattctaataaataatatctaataaataaatgaatgaat
This genomic window from Triplophysa rosa linkage group LG18, Trosa_1v2, whole genome shotgun sequence contains:
- the dhx8 gene encoding ATP-dependent RNA helicase DHX8 codes for the protein MAEIGEDELKKLEYLSLVSKVCTELDNHLGISDKDLAEFVISLAEKNPTFDGFKSVLAKNGADFTDSLVSNLLRLIQTMRPPAKASPSKGSHPVVKPKSEKDKLKDLFPALCRPDNPITRTLLDEDDVKVAADAMKELEMFMPSISGPDSKSSKHRSETSSSKKRRSRSRSRDRDRDRDRDRHRRHRSRSRSRSRSNDRDRRKRRSRWHSRSKSRSPARGDRDKGSDRWKDKHVDRPPPEEPSVGDIYNGKVTSIMQFGCFVQLEGLRKRWEGLVHISELRREGRVANVADVVSKGQRVKIKVLSFTGSKTSLSMKDVDQDTGEDLNPNRRRNMGADGQEELAMRNPDRPTNLNLGRAPEVEDDTLERKRLTKISDPEKWEVKQMIAANVLSKEEFPDFDDETGILPKVDDEEDEDLEIELVEEEPPFLRGHTKQSMDMSPVKIVKNPDGSLSQAAMMQSALAKERREVKQAQREAEMDSIPMGLNKHWVDPLPDADGRQIAANMRGIGMMPNDIPEWKKHAFGGNKASYGKKTQLSILEQRESLPIYKLKEQLIQAVHDNQILIVIGETGSGKTTQITQYLAEAGYTTRGKIGCTQPRRVAAMSVAKRVSEEYGCCLGQEVGYTIRFEDCTSPETVIKYMTDGMLLRECLIDPDLGQYAIIMLDEAHERTIHTDVLFGLLKKTVQKRTDMKLIVTSATLDAVKFSQYFYEAPIFTIPGRTYPVEVLYTKEPETDYLDASLITVMQIHLTEPPGDILVFLTGQEEIDTACEILYERMKSLGPDVPELIILPVYSALPSEMQTRIFDPAPPGSRKVVIATNIAETSLTIDGIYYVVDPGFVKQKVYNSKTGIDQLVVTPISQAQAKQRAGRAGRTGPGKCYRLYTERAYRDEMLTTNVPEIQRTNLASTVLSLKAMGINDLLSFDFMDAPPMETLITAMEQLYTLGALDDEGLLTRLGRRMAEFPLEPMLCKMLIMSVHLGCSEEMLTIVSMLSVQNVFYRPKDKQALADQKKAKFHQPEGDHLTLLAVYNSWKNNKFSSPWCYENFIQARSLRRGQDIRKQMLGIMDRHKLDVVSCGKATVRVQKAICSGFFRNAAKKDPQEGYRTLIDQQVVYIHPSSALFNRQPEWVVYHELVLTTKEYMREVTTIDPRWLVEFSPAFFKVSDPTRLSKQKKQQRLEPLYNRYEEPNAWRISRAFRRR